The genomic DNA GAGTCAATGTCTATCCTTCCCCAACCGGCCGCGCCATTGGGCAGTACCGCATTGGATGAGAGATTGGTGTCGCCGGAGGCTACTTCCACCGCGTGAATCAGGGCGCCGGAAGGAATAAATCCGTTGAGCCTGACCTTGGTCCCGGTGGGATACCAGCCCTCCCTAAAATATTGACGCACCAAGGCGCCCATCCCGGCCGCGCACGGGGAAGCCATGGAAGTGCCGGACATCCGTACATAGGCGGCATCCGCCCCGCCATCGGCCGAATATGGACCTGCTTCAGTAAAAGAGGCCATTCCCCCGACTGCCAAAATATCCGGTTTATACCGGCCATCCGGTTTGGTGCGCCCGCGGCTGGAATAACCGGGGATATCATCGGCGTTGCCGGTAGCCCTGGCGCCGACCGAGCCAACCGCCACGGTATTCTTGGCCCTGGCAGGCGAGCCGATGGAATCGGCGTCTACCGCGCCGGCGGAATTGCCGGCCGAGAAGAACACGGCGAAATCCTGATATTTCCAGGTAAAGATGTCGACATCCCGGCAATACCCGGTGTAGGTGTGATTACTGGAGCCCCAGGAATGCGAAGAAACCCTGGCTCCGCCCGCGGAATTGCCGGTATAAGACTGTTTAAAAAGCAAAGTCAGGTCGTCGGGCAGCCCATATAGAGTGTCCGCCTTGCCTACATCCTGGAAATATATCTTTGACAATTTGGCCATGCCGGGCATGGAATCCACGGTAACCGATCCATATTTTGAATAGCCGCAAATCGTTCCCACGGTGTGGGTGCCGTGGCCGTCGTTATAATCCCCGAAGGTAGCGGGCTTCCAGACCTTATAGGCGATGACCTTGCGGTGGGTGGTATAATCTCCGTCCGCCGTAACGGAAACGTCCGGATCTTTGAAATTTTGGTGGGTCATCCTGATCCCGGTGTCCGAGATATTCACAATCTCGCCCTGGCCTTTGACGCCTTTCGTGTAAATGGTGGTGTCGGCCGTGTTGAGGCCGCTGGACATATAACGGATGGAGAGATTGTTGAGTATTTTATGGATCACGAAAGGCTCGATAAAGCAGACTCCGGGCAGCCGGGCGATATCCGATATCTTGGAGGCGTCGACCTCGGCCCTGGCTATTTTGTTGAATTCCGATTCCGAACTCTTAAGAACCTTGACCCCCATCCCTTCAAGGCTGGCGATATTCTTGCCCAAATCCTCTTCGGTGAAGAACCGGATGACCACTTCTGCGCGGTTGGTTGATTTGTTTACCGTTAAATGCCGGTCCATATCTTCCTGGGAGAATTTGTAAGCCGGCTGATACAAACCGGTCCAATCGCAGGAGGGAATATTTTTTACCCTGGCCTTTATGTTTTCATCCATGCCGACGATGAAGGCGTAATTCGGCAGATAGTCGTAAACAATGGCTCCGCTTTTTTCCAGGGCTTCTTTCATTTGGGGATAAATCGGGCCGTTAAAGTGAACGATATAATAGCCTCTTTCTCCTGCTTTGGCCGCACTTCCTGTTAATTCCTGCGGCAGTTTCGGCTCTCCAACTTTCGTATCAATGGTAAAGCCGCCGCCGGCCGAGATCAAGTTTGCATTTTGGGAAACCTCGGGAGAAAATTTCGAGGCCAGGCCTGCGGACATCTTGGGTAAATTGGAAGTCCGGTCAACGCTCGCCATCGCCGGTTTTAGTCCGATGGTAAAGCTTTTGACTTTTGATGCCCGCCGTTCGGCCGGTTCTTCGATATCCGAAATTATGGCCCAGTAATAAGTATGGCCGGCCTTCAGTTCCGGGTAATAAAAATCGGGCTCCCATACCGGCGGATCGCCGCGTTTCGCCTTGATGACCAGGCTGCCGCCTTGGAGCACGCCGTATTTGTCAATCGTGAACGGAGTACTGGAAATGAAAAGCCCGTATTCCTCGACCCCCGGGATTTGAGCCCAAGCAAACCGCAGATCTTTCCTTTGCATCGTAGCTCCGTCAGCCGGCTGCAATAGAGTTACCGGAGGACGTTTTGTTACCAGATTTTCGGGCCTGTTAATTTTTTCCGCCTGCAGGGAATCAAAGCCCATTACGGCAAACAAGCCGACTCCTATAGACATGGCGATAACCATAGCTATACTTTTTGGCGCTGCAGCCAACAGACTGGTTTTCCGTGCCATAGTAAACCTCCTAATGTTTGTTGTGAATTATTTGTTTATAATTTATATACGATAGAAATTTAAAACTGCAATAACCGTGCCAAAAAGGCCTTTCTACGAACTCATCCCCTCTGTCCCCTTCTCTTATATAAATTCGGGCTAACATAATGCAAGAGAAGGGGAAGCGAAGGGGTTGAGTTCGAGTCAACCCAAGCTCTTCCAGTTGTTTCCTGAACAGATTGGATAGTCATTTAATTGTTTTACATTTTATGCATATGTGTTTTTTAACTATATGATTTACAATGTGTTAGTATAGTGCATTTTTTTCATAGTTAAATGCAAAAAGGCGGGTTTTCAGTCCCACTTTTTTTAAAAAACCCCTGATTTTACCTGAATTTAGGCAGATATCACTTTCGTCTCTATCCATGTCCCAAGGGTGTCATTCCTGCCCCTTGTCATGCCTGCGCAGGCAGGCATCCAGGGATAAACTCCGGCGGACCACCGCCACGCCCCTAAAGGCGAGGTTTACCCCGCAATTGCGGTGGTCCGCCGTAGTATGGACGAAAGAGGATGGCGAACGAAAGCGGGAATGACATGTATGAGTAGAAAAGTGCAGCAGAGAAAGCGATGATATGTGTTTTCGCCAAAGATGATAGTGTTACCGTAAAACTACCACCTTTTTGGTCTGGCTTTGGTCATTGGCTACTAATCGGTAAAGGTAGATCCCGTTGGAGACCTTGTTGCCGGTTTCGTCTCTTCCGTTCCACACAACTTCATAGCTTCCCATCTTCTTATCTTCATCGACCAGCGTTCGCACCATCTGGCCCAGCACGTTGTAAACTTTCAGGGACACCTGCCCCGATTTTGCAATTTGATATTTGATATTTGTAATTTGGCCAAAGGGATTGGGATAGGCCTGATACAGCAGGGCCGCATCGTGAACCGGGCCGGCCTCGGACACCTCCTCGCCCTCCACCTTGTAGAAAGTCTGGATGCCGAACCAGTTTAAGCACCGCCCGATGAAAGCGGTGCGGGATAACTTGCCGGCCGAGGTTTTACTCACCGCCTCCAAGGGTATGCTGCTGTACACGCTTTTATAGACCCCGGTTGAACAAATGACTACTCCGCAGCCGCCGATGGTCTTGGCCGTAAACAAAGAGTCGGCCCCGGCCAGGGGAAGCACCCTGTCTATTGACTTCCAATTCCCGGCCGTCCCCAACGTGGCGATAGACAAGGTATCCATAATGCCGTGGCTGATCGGCAGACCGGGGTTGCCAATGAAGGCCGTGATGGAGACCGGTATATTGAAGGAATCAAAACTGACCTTTAAGTAATTATGATAGAAGTCCACGGTATCGCTGTTGGGCTTCCCCCCCAGGCTCTGCCCCAGATTTTTGGAGGAGAGCAGCAGATTCCCGCCCCGGTTCAGGAAAGCGGTTAAACTGTCCCGTTCTGATTGGATCAAGGTGCCAGCGCTGTCGTCGCCGGTGAACCAGATCAGGGTGTTGAAATTGCGGAGCTGGGTCAGCCCATTGGCCTTGCGGTTATCCCAGTAGCCAAAGGTAACCCCGTTGCTGTCCAGGCAGGCGGTATAGTAGTCGCCGAAATTGGTGGCGACCAGCCCGTCGTTGACCAGCAGCAGCTTGTACTGCGGGCTGCCGGTATAAAAATTATTGGGGGTGGCCGGGCCGCCGGCCGGTGCGTAAGAGACGTTCCACAAAGCGGTGCCGTCGGCGTTAAGGGCCCCGTCCCGGGCGGAAACGTAATATTGGACCAGCATCCCGGGAGACTGCACCGGCAGGCTGGCCTGGTATTCGTCGGGATTGCCGGTGGGGTACATCGGCAGATAGTTCCAGGAGGTGTCGGCCGAAGGCTTGGCCCGGAAATAGACCCGCACCTGCGCGATGCCCGAGGTGTCGCGGCAGCTGGCCGTGACGTCGAACGGACCGGTGGATGAAGTGTTGCCGATCTGAGTTAGGTTGGTGATCACCGGGCCGGTCCAGTCAAATATCCTGAACTCATAAGGCACGCCGATGCTGGCGGAAAACGGCAGGTAGGTATAGTTTCCGGTCAGGCTGTCGGAAGCCTTTAAGTACCATTGCACGTTTATCGGATTTATCACCGCCTGCTGCTGCTGGGGAATGGTATAGTAATATACATCGCCCTTCAGACTGTCGCGGGCATAGGGGTCCCAATTGCCGGCGCCGCCATTGTAGATCCACAGCGAATCGTTGATGATCGGTCCTTCTCCCTTAAAGGTGGCCCAGACCGGGAACGGCCCGGTTTGATCTGTATTGGCTAAGGTCCTGGGATTGGAGGGCATGGGGTCAATCAGGTTGAACCAGTTCATGGTATCGCGGCGCACCGGCCACTGGGCCCAGTTGCCCAGGGTGTCGTAGGCGGTTAAAAACCAGAGGACTTTGACCGGGGTCATGGCGTTCCCGGTAAACCGGGGAATGCTATAGTAATAATATCCATCGGCCCCAACGCTGTCCCTGGGATAATTGAATCCTCCGGCGATGTCGCTGTAGATGAAGTCGTCCTTGACCGAGTCGCCGTAGGCGGTGTTTAGCCTGGTCTTGACCACAAACGGCCCGTTGAAGAAAGTGTCCTTCAGGGCACTGACGTTGGAATAGGCCGGGGTATAGATTTTATTCAAGAAACTGTGGTAGCCGGAACTGGGATCTACCGAAGACTCGGCAAAAGAAGCGTTATAGGCCAGGATGCAATAGCCGACCTTGACCGGGGTTTCCATTGAGTCAGCGGGAATGGCCGGGATATCGAAGTAAAATGTGTCTCCCGATTGGGTGTACTCCTCTATCCAGCTGTCGTTGGGGTTACCCGCCCCGCCATAGGGCCAAGTCAAGGGATCAGAGCCGGCGTCCGGATTAAAGTAAAAACCCATCCCTACCCATCCCAGACCGTCGGAACATTTTATCACCGTCCGGACGGTATAGGGCCCGGAGAAGGCGGTATCGGGCCAGATGGTGGTCAGGGTGATGCTGGGGATCGCGGCCCAAACAGAGCTGGCCAGGCCGATCAGGGCCAAAACCATAAAAATATTTTTTTTCATATTCATTATCTCCTTCCTACTTCACGATTATCAGTCGTTTGGTTTGGCTCAGGCGTTCCTGGCCGTTCTGGCCCCGGGCCTCTAACCGGTAAAAATACACGCCGTTGGAAAGCGCCCGGCCCTTGTCATCCCTTCCGTCCCAGGTTACGCTATACGCTCTGGCCTGCTGTACGCTGGACGCTAATGTTTTGACCGCCTGTCCGGCGATGCTGTACACCTTCAAACTGACCTGGCCCTGCTTGGCTAATTGATAATTGATCGTTGTTAATTGTTTAAACGGGTTCGGCTTGTTCTGCTCTAATTTGAAACTGTAAACGGTAAACGGTTCAACTGGCCTGCCTTCCAGCCCCATCACCGGCGCTACGTAAATCCGCGACCACAGCGATTTCAGGCTTTCGTTGGCCGGAACCAGAGTGTCGCAGGCCGTTATCGCGTAGTTGTAGGTCAGGCCGGATTCCGCCGTGGTGTCGGCAAATGCGGTGTCCGGATGCAGGGCGCTTCCTACCTTGCTCCAGGTCGGAATCCCGCTTTGCAGGGAACGGTAGACTTTATAGCCCTTGATATCCGGCTCGGCATTGGCCCGCCAAACGCATTTGACTGTGTCGTAATTCTGTTGCAACGCCAAACCGATCGGAACCGCCGGCGGAGTGTAATCGCCGTTTAAACCGGGTTTAAGCCAGTTGATGACCCGGGCCGTCAAAGTATCGCGGGATACCGGAGTGGGGACCGCCTCGAAGGGGAACGAGGTGTACACTAACTTGTAGCCCAGCCCGGTAGTATCCTGATAACGCAGGCCGTTGAAGGTGCCGTCGTCGTTCTTCATGAAGCCGGCCACATTTACCGCCGGAGTATCGGGATTAAGCGTGTAAGCGTGCCAGGGATCGGTCCAATAGACGCTGCTGCCGTTAAGCCGGTCGTATAGCAGCGAGTCGGCCAGGCCGTCGCCTATCGGGTCGCCGGCAATGCCGGTCACTTTGTAGGTGGTGGCGGCCGCCCAGCCGGTGTCCGGGGCCAGGTGCAGGTAGTCCCTCCAGAAGTTGGGGTGAACCGTGGTGTCTATCTGGGTGCCGTTGGCGTAGAAATAGTACTGCCCGGCCATCCACATCCTGCCGCCGTTATTCAAGTATGACAGTATGCATTCCTGATCCTTTATGGCCAGGGCCTTGTACTCCGCGCCGGCCCGATAATCGAAATTGGCGCCCAGGTTCCAAATTACCAAGGGATACTGTTCCAGATAGCCGGGGGTCATGGTTTTATTGACCCCTATCGTTACCACTGAGTATTTGTAGCCTAGATTGGCCAGCGAGGCTTCCATGTATTTGGTCCAGGAATTTTCGGAAAGGTCGGCGGCCCCGCCGTCATTGTCTACCAGACAGATGCTGCTGGCCGACGGCAGAGGATCGCGGGTCTTGCCGGTAACGATGAAATCGTCTATGTAAACTCCCTCGCCTACATGGTTGTCGCCGTCGCTGCCCATGCCGATGCGCAGCTTGATGATCTTGCCAATATAACTGCTCAAGTTTAGCGGCCAAATATCCGAGTGGTTCTTCCATTGTTTGCTGGAATCGATGAAGATGCCGGCAAAGTCCAGCCAGTTGCGCCCCGAATCGGTGGAAACATCTATCCGCCACCAGTCGTTATAGGTGTTTAAATCCGACCCATCGTCCGGAACCTCGGGCCAGATCCTGAAATCCAACAGGCAAGGCTGGGAGTTGCTCACCGGCCGCAGGTCAATAAGCGGCGACACCATGGCATCCGACTGCCCCCAGGAGTATTTCCCGGTGGCCTCGCTCCCGTTATACCAGGATGTGGTCCCGCTGCTGGCCCTTCTGGCGCTCCGGTGCCAGTTGATCTTGGGGGTTTTGCCGGTGGCTTTCCAAGCGCCGGAACCGGTTTCGCCATCCTCAAAGAATATGGATCCTCTGGCGCCGCCGGCGCTGACGGTATCAACCTGAATATTGTCCAGATACCATATCCCGTGGTAATTCATATTCCGGGTCTGATCCGAGGCTGCGGCGTCGCTGGCGCCTATGAAGCACAGCCGCAAGTTCTTGCCCTTGAAACGGGTCAGATCAAAGCCGGCCTGAGTATAGCCGCCGTTGTCGCCGCCCCAGCCGTAGATCGGCACCAGGTCCGGTGACAGTCCGGTGTATGTCCAGGAATAGGGGTGCGATATGTTATAGGCCGTTCCGGGAAAACGCAGGGTATCGGGGGTAAGGTTTATCCAATTGTCAAAATGCCACAAGGTATCGCCGGTGGTGTCGGCCCAGACGTTGATGCAATCCCAGTCGTCAGGAAAGGCCGGACCCTCCAAATTGTAGTAATGCCACATGGAAAATATCACCGAGTCGGCTGATATCGCGGTAAGGTCAAAATTCGGCGATATCAAAAACTGGGCCCATCCGTCGCCATAGCCCGGCGGAGTGCTCCAGCCTGCGGTATCGGTGCTGGTTCCGCACCACCAGGAGTTACCGGCATAGGCCTGATAGGAATCAATATGCCATTTGGGAGTTTGAAAAGACATATCTATGGTGTCCCACCCCACGGTATCAGCTTCAAAATCATCGAAAAAGACCGTATCCACCGCAGCCTTGGCCGCAGGCCTGCCTGCGGGCTGAAGCCCTTCGGCGGGCGTAAGCCTGTCCGAAGAAGCTTTAGCGTAGTCGGAAGCCTTGAACGGCGTGGCTTTGGCCCTTTCCACGGGCTTGGCCTGGACTGCCGCCCACCGCCACATCGGGGCAAGCGCACAGACCAGAAACAGCGCCAGACCCAAAATTGTGAACAATTTTCGGTTCAT from candidate division TA06 bacterium includes the following:
- a CDS encoding T9SS type A sorting domain-containing protein, producing the protein MNRKLFTILGLALFLVCALAPMWRWAAVQAKPVERAKATPFKASDYAKASSDRLTPAEGLQPAGRPAAKAAVDTVFFDDFEADTVGWDTIDMSFQTPKWHIDSYQAYAGNSWWCGTSTDTAGWSTPPGYGDGWAQFLISPNFDLTAISADSVIFSMWHYYNLEGPAFPDDWDCINVWADTTGDTLWHFDNWINLTPDTLRFPGTAYNISHPYSWTYTGLSPDLVPIYGWGGDNGGYTQAGFDLTRFKGKNLRLCFIGASDAAASDQTRNMNYHGIWYLDNIQVDTVSAGGARGSIFFEDGETGSGAWKATGKTPKINWHRSARRASSGTTSWYNGSEATGKYSWGQSDAMVSPLIDLRPVSNSQPCLLDFRIWPEVPDDGSDLNTYNDWWRIDVSTDSGRNWLDFAGIFIDSSKQWKNHSDIWPLNLSSYIGKIIKLRIGMGSDGDNHVGEGVYIDDFIVTGKTRDPLPSASSICLVDNDGGAADLSENSWTKYMEASLANLGYKYSVVTIGVNKTMTPGYLEQYPLVIWNLGANFDYRAGAEYKALAIKDQECILSYLNNGGRMWMAGQYYFYANGTQIDTTVHPNFWRDYLHLAPDTGWAAATTYKVTGIAGDPIGDGLADSLLYDRLNGSSVYWTDPWHAYTLNPDTPAVNVAGFMKNDDGTFNGLRYQDTTGLGYKLVYTSFPFEAVPTPVSRDTLTARVINWLKPGLNGDYTPPAVPIGLALQQNYDTVKCVWRANAEPDIKGYKVYRSLQSGIPTWSKVGSALHPDTAFADTTAESGLTYNYAITACDTLVPANESLKSLWSRIYVAPVMGLEGRPVEPFTVYSFKLEQNKPNPFKQLTTINYQLAKQGQVSLKVYSIAGQAVKTLASSVQQARAYSVTWDGRDDKGRALSNGVYFYRLEARGQNGQERLSQTKRLIIVK
- a CDS encoding S8 family serine peptidase, with product MQRKDLRFAWAQIPGVEEYGLFISSTPFTIDKYGVLQGGSLVIKAKRGDPPVWEPDFYYPELKAGHTYYWAIISDIEEPAERRASKVKSFTIGLKPAMASVDRTSNLPKMSAGLASKFSPEVSQNANLISAGGGFTIDTKVGEPKLPQELTGSAAKAGERGYYIVHFNGPIYPQMKEALEKSGAIVYDYLPNYAFIVGMDENIKARVKNIPSCDWTGLYQPAYKFSQEDMDRHLTVNKSTNRAEVVIRFFTEEDLGKNIASLEGMGVKVLKSSESEFNKIARAEVDASKISDIARLPGVCFIEPFVIHKILNNLSIRYMSSGLNTADTTIYTKGVKGQGEIVNISDTGIRMTHQNFKDPDVSVTADGDYTTHRKVIAYKVWKPATFGDYNDGHGTHTVGTICGYSKYGSVTVDSMPGMAKLSKIYFQDVGKADTLYGLPDDLTLLFKQSYTGNSAGGARVSSHSWGSSNHTYTGYCRDVDIFTWKYQDFAVFFSAGNSAGAVDADSIGSPARAKNTVAVGSVGARATGNADDIPGYSSRGRTKPDGRYKPDILAVGGMASFTEAGPYSADGGADAAYVRMSGTSMASPCAAGMGALVRQYFREGWYPTGTKVRLNGFIPSGALIHAVEVASGDTNLSSNAVLPNGAAGWGRIDIDSALYFSGDGRKLLVIDNQDGLITGDAVSYRFNVPSSAANLKIVLVWHDYPAAVGATLPLVNDLNLEVNGAGTIYWGNRYTSGQSTANPTGKRDTANIVEVVRLKAPAAGAWVATINGNNIPYGAQPFALVVVYTQSQFAASVRLDRTRYSVPAGGTVGDTVRIAVVDSFGTATAVDTALVAVWSKYETSPDTVKCIEDTADGNYFIGKIPLRTIAAKHNDGYLSVEQSDSVFASFTDASPAFTDTARARVDLINFVITNVRAENVFNAAADIKWTTSEAATSTVYYDTLTSVGKKITDADQDIPAGEVLSHVITLKGLTPNRLYYYDVESKDHAGNMVRDNNGGRHYTFTTTNNW
- a CDS encoding T9SS type A sorting domain-containing protein — protein: MKKNIFMVLALIGLASSVWAAIPSITLTTIWPDTAFSGPYTVRTVIKCSDGLGWVGMGFYFNPDAGSDPLTWPYGGAGNPNDSWIEEYTQSGDTFYFDIPAIPADSMETPVKVGYCILAYNASFAESSVDPSSGYHSFLNKIYTPAYSNVSALKDTFFNGPFVVKTRLNTAYGDSVKDDFIYSDIAGGFNYPRDSVGADGYYYYSIPRFTGNAMTPVKVLWFLTAYDTLGNWAQWPVRRDTMNWFNLIDPMPSNPRTLANTDQTGPFPVWATFKGEGPIINDSLWIYNGGAGNWDPYARDSLKGDVYYYTIPQQQQAVINPINVQWYLKASDSLTGNYTYLPFSASIGVPYEFRIFDWTGPVITNLTQIGNTSSTGPFDVTASCRDTSGIAQVRVYFRAKPSADTSWNYLPMYPTGNPDEYQASLPVQSPGMLVQYYVSARDGALNADGTALWNVSYAPAGGPATPNNFYTGSPQYKLLLVNDGLVATNFGDYYTACLDSNGVTFGYWDNRKANGLTQLRNFNTLIWFTGDDSAGTLIQSERDSLTAFLNRGGNLLLSSKNLGQSLGGKPNSDTVDFYHNYLKVSFDSFNIPVSITAFIGNPGLPISHGIMDTLSIATLGTAGNWKSIDRVLPLAGADSLFTAKTIGGCGVVICSTGVYKSVYSSIPLEAVSKTSAGKLSRTAFIGRCLNWFGIQTFYKVEGEEVSEAGPVHDAALLYQAYPNPFGQITNIKYQIAKSGQVSLKVYNVLGQMVRTLVDEDKKMGSYEVVWNGRDETGNKVSNGIYLYRLVANDQSQTKKVVVLR